The region atgaatccattgtcgattgttgggaacaaactcaactggttcactgatgtcctctaggaaaggaaactgcctggtctgacctacatgtgacgtGGCTACATGGTTGACTCATAAcagccctctgagcaattagggatgggtaataaatgctgcctagccaacaACGCcctcatgctgtgaatgaataatgaaaaaaaaattaccaatgTTCCCTACTACAAACTGCATACATtgaccggcatctccaaaaccTGATATTTAATACCTCTACTGGCCACCCTTCCACAAAGGCTTGGTTCTTCCACACTCTGTAAAGATgcgctcatccaaatcattgttgCCTGTACATTAATGCACCAAAGTCTCTGCTAGTGCTATTTAGTACAGTTTACATAAGATGAAGTTGGAATTTCTGCAGAAACATCAATGAATATTGAGCCAGGATGAACATTAACTATGACAGTGACAAGTGCTTGAGATAACTGCTAAGTCCACTGCATTGCTGTTCAAAGCCATCACATTAAGTACCAGTAAGTAAACTTAAAATAATATCCATGTTTATTTGTATTCCAATATTTTTACAAACAAAAGTAATTGTGTTACAGAGAACTGTGAAATTATCATAACAGGGAAGCAAACACATTGAAATCATGTGTTCTGGGAAAGGCAATCTCTGTCTTGTCTCTTGGCAGTGATCTTAGTGTCACAGTGATCATTGACCTCTTAGTTGACCTTGACATATCTTAGCAAGCTGTTTGATTGTACCAAAAAGTAGTTCAAAAATTGGGTCATAGCCTCCTTCTCAACAGTAACTGGGATAAGCAATTAAtgccagtgatgcacacatcctGAGAATTcacttcaaaataatttttaaaaatataaaatgtaaaaatgtgaCATGGTTGCACATAGCTTTTTCTGCTAAGCAGCTGAgatgctgagaaatctgcagtGAGAAACAGACTGAAGGTAGATCAATAAAGACAGATTATCACAAGATAATGTGCAGACAATATAACATCAAAGCAATGAAGAATCAGTAGAGACTGAGGAATAAAAAAGAGGAACCACAAAGAGAAAACATAAATATAAATGTAATATTAGAGGATATTTGTTCTCACAATGATAACACAGCAATATAGGCACAGAAAATATTTAATCCCATAAGGAAAAGCAGTCATGCAAGCAAGGGGGAAACTAATTTGTAGACAGAACCTCTGATCATGATACAGACGTTACTACTATTTGAAGTATTTTTCTGGTCCAGGAGGGATGCTTTTCTGGAGTTGGAATCAAGGCACATGGCTGTGACTACTTTCAATATCTGGGTGAAATGTTTCTGACTTATGAAAACCTGAATTGGACAATGGATAGCAAGAATATTTCATTCTTCAGTGTTAATGTGGTCCACCTTGACCAACATAACAAATGTAAGTTTACACcattccaaatcatgactatcacCAGCATCACAAAAGTCTTCATGTTTGATATCATTAAAAGAGACAGCaaaaaagtgagagaagaaaCAATTTTAACTGATAATTTTCCACGCATCATTGGTGCTAAATCTCTGCACCTCTTAGATCCATCTCTGCAACATGTGAGGATATGCCTTCACTGGGAGCTGCAGAATCTTGTTCAACTCTTGTGGTTATGTCAGTGCTGTTCTGACGGTCTTCAGACCTTTTGGAATTTTGGTGATCTAGGTTCAGAACATTATTTTCACTGGCAATACTGAGATCTTCCTTTCCATTTCTTCCAGTAACTTGACTGATTTCATCACCAGACTGTATCTGTTCGGCAGTCAGAGATCCCATTTCTGTGATAGTACTGGGAATACCCTGGTAACTTCCTTCAGCAACTGAAAGACTGCTGTTCAATAGTTTCTGTCCCACTACTGATGACCCCATTTCTGTGATAGTACTAGGAGTACCCTGGTAACTTCCTTCAACAAACGAAAGACTGTTTTCAGACAGTAGCTGTCCCACTATTGGTGGCCCCATTTCAGTGGTAGGACTGGGAGTACCCTGGTAACTTCCTTCAGCAACTGAATGGCTGTTTTCAAATAGTATTTGTCCCACTGTTGGTGACCCCATTTCAGTGGCAGTACTGGGAGTATTCTGATAACTTCTTTCAGTAATTGAAAGACTGCTTTCCAATAGTTTCAGTCCCATTATTGATGATCCCATTTCAGGTGTTCTGGGAATACCTTGGTAACTTCCTTCAGCAACTGAAAGACTGCTTTCAAATAGTTTCAGTCCCATTATTGATAACCCCATTTCAGGTGTTCTGGGAATACCCTGGTAACTTCCTTCAGCAAATAAAAGACTGTTTTCAGATAGTATCTGTCCCATTGTTGGTGATCCCATTTCAGTGGTAGTACTGGGAGTACCTTGGTAACTTCCTTCAGCAACTAAATGGCTAGTATCAGATGGTATCTGTTCAATTGTTGGCAACCTCATATCTGTGGTAGTACTGGGAGTACCTTGGTAACTTCCCTCAGCAACTAAATGGCTGGTACCAGATGGTATCTGTTCAACTGCTGGTGACCCCATTTCAGTGGTAGTACTGGGAGTATCTTGGTAACACCCTTCAGCAACTGAACAGCTGGTATCAGATAGTATCTGTCCCACTGTTGGCGACCCCATTTCTGTGATAGTACTGGGAGTACCCTGGGAACTTTCTTCAGCAACTAAATGGCTGGTATCAGATAGTATCTGTCCCACTGTTGGTGACCCCATTTCACTGGTAGTACTGGGAGTATTCTGGTAACGTCCTTCAGCAACTGAACGGCTGGTATCAGATAGTATCTGCCCCACTGTTGGTGATCCCATTTCACTGGTAGTACTGGGAGTATTCTGGTAACGTCCTTCAGCAACTGAACGGCTGGTATCAGATAGTATCTGTCCCACTGTTGGTGACCCCATATCAGTGGTAGTACTGGGGAAATCCTGGGAGTTCCTCTCAGCAACTGAAAGGCTGGTTTCAGAGGGTTTGTTTTCTACAGTCGGAGACTCCATATCAGTGGTCATACTGGAGACAACCTGGTGATTCCTCTCAGCAACTGTGGAGCCTTTTTGTTCCACAATCGGAGACCCCATTTCAGTGGTGCTACACAGAGGTTGCTCATCAATCTGCTTTGCAATTTGCACTTCATCTCCTGGGTGACAGTAAAGAGAAAACAGGTGAAGGATTACTCTGCAACTTGCTCAGGGAATCCAATCATAGGTTGTTCTATTACATATTACTAACTTAGACATTAAACTGTCTTTTAGGAGCTCAAATATCTGAGAGTTCCCTCATATAACATTAGATTCAtgcagcacagaggaggccatttagcatGTTGTACCTGTGCTGGCACTTTGAAAGAGCTAACCAATTAATCCAACACCCCTAGACAACTTCTTAgccttgtcaattttttttcctcttcaagTATTTCTCCAACTGTTTGGAAAATTATTACTGATTTTATTACCACCATCTGGCCAAATTTCCTTTGATTATCTtctgtgaaacactttgagatAGTTTGCCATGTTAAAGGTCTATTTGTCACATTAAATTGCTGCACTGTGACGCACTCATTTCCTACAAAGTACTATGTAATGTTGAATTAAGGCCCGTTGGGATTCCAAGACCATTAGAAACTAGAGTGGAATTGTGTACAGAACAGCTGGCAAACAGGACTTTCATCTCATCAGTCGGCTACAGGCACATCTGGGACTCGGGTGCAAAGTACTACTTTTCCTGGTATAATAGCTCCTTTTTAGCCTGCATGTCAAAGACATTCTAGGTTACAATGTGCAACACCTTGCTTGATATGTGAAACCTTCAGGATTTTCCCATTTCTCCGATCCAGTCCCTGCTGTTATGATCTAGTTGTGTTTTAGAGATATTAGTGATGCTTCAAAATCTGCAGTGAAATCCGAATCTGTTGCTTTTAAGTTAAACCGTTGGTTGTTTGGTGTTCCCACCACAGACTGTGCTGTGGGAGGAGATTTCTAGGGCTGACTGACAATCATGTTGCCAGCCTCATCAACATTGTTCTAAAGACCCTGGGAATTACTGGCTGATCTCTTGAATGCTACTGCAAGGGACCCAGTGGAAAAATAACTATGGTGTTAAAAAAAGATTTCTGTCCCTTTGCACTGATAGTTGTAAAAATGCTAGAGATTGGGGATTAGTGGAAAGGACAGTTgactggatttggtacttggaGTTTGGGCAAAATATGAGGGAATCAATACACTCACCTGTATTTGAGAATCTTACTTGCATCAAAATCTACAAAACCATTGTCTAACTTgcatattttctgcttttatttcataatTTGAGTATTtgaggcattttgaaagtcagtcagatagagtcacagtcacagagatggaaacagactttttggtccaactcatccatgcagaccagatatcctaacccaaactagtgccatctgccagcacttggcccatatccctctaaacccttcctagtcatatacccatccagatgccttttaaatgttgcaattgtaccagcctccaccacttcctctggcaccttattcctcacccacaccaccctctgtgtgaaaaagttgccccttaggtccgttttatatctttcctctctcaccctaaaccaatgccctgttTTATGTTTTGGCTAAAACGCAAACCAGTTCCTCCTAGGTTCACGTTGCTAGAATACATGCTGATGGTGGGGGTCACAGCATCACCTACACAACCTTTTGGAATGTAACATTTGCTCTTTTACTATAAGTTTAGTGATGTTGTCACTGACCTGGCTTTGTTAGTTTACTGCTTGGGAATTTTCTCTCTACGTCAGTCTCCGCTGTAATCTGGTTATCCACAGCAGTTGATAAACTGCCCTGCATTTCGATAATCATTTCCTGTAGCAAGAAAGAGCAGTCAGGCAGTGAGAGCTAGGGATGCAGTCAGTCAGGGTCCAGTGTTCTATTTGATGTGCAGATTTGAATAGAAGATAGCTGGCAATGTGGCTAAGATATATGTAGGCAGGAACAGATATTCAATATATCACTCACAGCTTTATATTCTCTTAACTCATTTTCTCTTCTCAATTCACACCCTTATCTTTCCAACTGGGGCCCACATTGTCCTTGGCAACTCTACTTAGAAACAtcaaagataggagcaggaggaggccattctgtcttcgagcctgctccaccattcatggccgatcatccaactcaatagcatAATcccgttttctccccataacctttcaccccattcaccccaagtgctatatctagctacctcttgaataaattcaatattTTGATATCAACGACTTTCTTtggtaataaattccacaggctcaacactctttgggtgaagaaacgtCTTATCATCCATCTCAAAAGATCAAGCCCAAATCCTCAGAATATGAccactggttctggacacacccggcatcaggaacatcctcgctgccttgtctagtcctgttagaattttataagtctctacgAGATACTCCCCAGTCAcctgaactccagcgaaaacaatcgtATCCTTGTCAATCTCTCTTTGTACATCAGTCCTACCATTCCCGGAatcaacctggtaaatctttgctgcactccctcaagagcatccttccttagaaaaggagaaagaac is a window of Chiloscyllium plagiosum isolate BGI_BamShark_2017 chromosome 30, ASM401019v2, whole genome shotgun sequence DNA encoding:
- the LOC122564604 gene encoding uncharacterized protein LOC122564604: MATIREALKNVDETLCEDALCPHPLCWETLRRLQRGLPRKRLESIHKVPPETEDELPSLSLLALPQWSADRMFGALDLPITSATTSVSCQSHEAARPGSPQTMMGYNLEDRCTNKLMGHPSLGSPNSGLIAEATNVAELKQPPSSCDQYLGKTVFIWVPNPSYDRRRQKKRTQSITSARQVTVQELRFQGQPHDEQKQSQKTKKKAKDYVPTGGQPYTFLARQQQLLKEWKDTTKGKKHLLELAGPNQSVDESQDSRKLSAQVVPSLINKKFALRSLTEKQQQVPPTTRCKMDGKFLIGKRMNIIQMEILKHHKYLDKNLFTSHKAVTGSECRPTPISSMEGEWMEQYPELFQRDLRNISTHYSNLGDNRQCTDVIPEMIIEMQGSLSTAVDNQITAETDVERKFPSSKLTKPGDEVQIAKQIDEQPLCSTTEMGSPIVEQKGSTVAERNHQVVSSMTTDMESPTVENKPSETSLSVAERNSQDFPSTTTDMGSPTVGQILSDTSRSVAEGRYQNTPSTTSEMGSPTVGQILSDTSRSVAEGRYQNTPSTTSEMGSPTVGQILSDTSHLVAEESSQGTPSTITEMGSPTVGQILSDTSCSVAEGCYQDTPSTTTEMGSPAVEQIPSGTSHLVAEGSYQGTPSTTTDMRLPTIEQIPSDTSHLVAEGSYQGTPSTTTEMGSPTMGQILSENSLLFAEGSYQGIPRTPEMGLSIMGLKLFESSLSVAEGSYQGIPRTPEMGSSIMGLKLLESSLSITERSYQNTPSTATEMGSPTVGQILFENSHSVAEGSYQGTPSPTTEMGPPIVGQLLSENSLSFVEGSYQGTPSTITEMGSSVVGQKLLNSSLSVAEGSYQGIPSTITEMGSLTAEQIQSGDEISQVTGRNGKEDLSIASENNVLNLDHQNSKRSEDRQNSTDITTRVEQDSAAPSEGISSHVAEMDLRGAEI